TGAAAGCGAGTGTCTGTCCCTCTAGTAAGCCCAATCACATTTACACCATCTTCAATCGCCTTGATTACAACATAGTCCGTGTTTACGGGTTGCCTCTTATCCATTATTATCCCCCTTCCTTAAAAAGAATATGACGAGATTGGAATCACATTAACATTCATTCTAAAATAAAAGGCTAAAAGAGTTCCTTTCAGCCTTCGAGATCATTTAATGGGGTTTAGTCAATACGAAAACAGCCTTTAATTTAAAAAAATCTATCCTTTAATCTATCAGTCCTTGATTAAAGAGAGAATTTCAGCACGAGCATTTACATCTTCAGCAAGAGTGCCTCTTACAGCAGAAGTAACTGTTTTAGAGCCAGGCTTTTTGACCCCTCTCATAGTCATGCACATATGCTCAGCTTCGACCACGACCATGACACCATGCGGATCCAGTTTTTCCATGATCGCATTCGCTATTGTAGAGGTTATTCTCTCCTGGAGCTGTGGGCGTTTTGCTACCGCTTCTACTGCCCTGGCCAGTTTGCTGAGTCCGGTAACCTTTCCGCCTCTTGGAATATATGCCACATGTGCCTTGCCAAAGAAAGGAACCAGATGATGCTCACACATGGAATAGAATGGGATATCCTTAACAAGGACGAGTTCCTCGTGGTCCTCCCCAAAAATTGTTTCGAAATATTCCTTTGGATCCTGGTTCAAGCCAGCGAATACTTCCTCATACATTTTGGCAACCCTCTTGGGTGTATCGAGCAAACCTTCCCGGTTCGGATCTTCACCTACTGCCTCTAATATTAAACGCACCGCTTCTTCGATTTGGGCACGATTGACGTTTGACATTTGCGTTTCCTCCTATGGTCCATCTATCTCATTATAATTCCGCATAGTCCTTGAACTATTTGATTATAATATTTTCATCTTAGCATAACCAAATCGAAGCAGGCAAAACTTAATGTTTAAGCAAATAAAAAAGGCCGCGAACGGGTCGCGGCCTTTGGTTTAGCATACGCTCAGTGCGTCGTATGTAATTATTTCACTGCATCCTTAAGCGCTTTACCTGGTTTGAAAGCAGGCACCTTGCTTGCAGAGATTTCGATTTCATCACCAGTTTGTGGGTTGCGTCCTTTACGGGCAGCGCGCTCACGAACCTCGAAGTTACCAAAACCGATCAACTGTACTTTGTCCCCATCTTTTAATGCATTTAAGATTGAATCAAAAACAGCGTCAACTGCTTTTGTTGCATCTTTCTTTGAAAGCTCACCAGCTTCTGCAACTGCATTGATAAGTTCTGTTTTGTTCATGCCATTCACCTCCTCCCAAAGAGATCCCATTGCTCAGAAATTAAGCATCTTACTACATTTCTAAACAAAACATATGAATTCTATACGTTGCTGGAAGATTTTATTTATCATTGTCAGAAAAACTATGATAAATAAATCTAAAATCGCTTGAAACCCTGTAAAATAAGGGTTTGTAAGCTACAACGCTAATTCTGTTAAAAGATTATCATAATGTTTTCCTCTTATCAAGATAATTTCAAGAAATAATGGGAATCTTTTCTTCTTTGAAACATAATTGTAATATCTTAACCCTTTTTTCTTACCCTTAGCGGTCTGTAATAAACATGCAATAATAAATTTTATATCTTTCTACCCTGTTTTGAGCTTACTTTTCAGGGCATCTTTTCTCATATAGCAAAAAAATAAATTATATTAGAAGACTATTTTCATATTGACAATTAAAAAGGAGCTAGTTTAGGAATAAAACAAAAAGACTCCCAAAAAGGAGTCCAATTAAAGTATGATTGCGATTAATCCACCAGAACCTTCATTGATGATTCTTTCCAGTGTCTCTTTTAATTTATATCTAGCATTTTCAGGCATTAAGCTCAATTTAGCAGAGATGCCTTCTCTAACGATGGAGCTTAGGCTTCTTCCAAAGATATCCGAATTCCAGATTGAAAGCGGATCATCCTCGAAATCCTGCATCAGATAGCGGACGAGTTCTTCGCTTTGTTTCTCAGTACCGATAATTGGCGAGAATTCAGACTCTACATCCACCTTAATCATATGAATGGAAGGAGCCACCGCTCTTAAGCGAACACCGAAACGTGAACCCTGCCGGATGATTTCAGGCTCTTCCAGGCTCATGTCCGTCAGTGAAGGGGAAGCAATTCCATATCCTGTCTGCTTAACCATTTTGAGAGCATCCGAAATCTGGTCGAATTCTGTTTTTGCGTAAGCGAATTCCTGCATCAGCTCCAGCAAGTGGTCCTTGCCCCGGATTTCAACTCCGACGATTTCCTTTAGAATTTCATCGTAAAGGTCATCTGGAGCATAAAGATCAATTTCAGCTACCCCCTGGCCCATTTCAATGCCCGCAAGGCCCGCACGGTCAATGAATTCAAACTCGCTGAATTGGTGTACCACCCTGTCGACATCACGAAGCCTCTTGATGTCCTTTACTGTGTCTTTGACAGCCTCCTGGTAACTCTCACGCAGCCAGTGGTTTTCCCGAAGTACCATCACCCAGCTTGGCAGGTTGACGTTCACTTCAAGCACAGGGAATTCATACAGGGCTTCCCTCATGACACTTAGAACATCTGATTCGCGCATGCTTTCAACACTCATCGCCAGTACAGGGATATCATATTTGTCCGCTAATTGGGCACGCAAAGTTTCTGTATTGGGATGGTAAGGCTGTGCACTGTTCACAACCATGATAAACGGTTTGCCAACTTCCTTGAGTTCTTCAATTACTCTTTCTTCTGCTTCAATGTAATCCTGCCGCGGGATTTCCCCAATTGTCCCATCCGTGGTAATGACGACACCAAGTGTAGAGTGTTCCTGAATGACCTTCCTTGTTCCAATTTCAGCTGCCTCATGGAAAGGGATTGGTTCTTCATACCAAGGTGTATTGATCATTCTTGGCCCATTCTCGTCCTCGTAACCTTTCGCTCCTGGAACTGTATAACCCACACAATCCACGAGCCTGATATTTACATCCAGCCCATCATCCACATGTACAGATGCTGCCTGGTTAGGCACGAATTTAGGTTCAGTTGTCATAATTGTTTTACCTGCTGCACTTTGCGGCAGCTCATCAAGCGCACGGGCTCTATCAGCCTCATTATTGATATTAGGTAAAACCACCAGCTCCATAAATTTTTTGATAAAAGTGGATTTTCCAGTGCGTACCGCACCTACAACCCCCAGGTAAATATCGCCGCCAGTCCTCTCGGCAATATCCTTAAAAATATCTACCTTTTCCAAGTGATCCCCTCCCGATCATAGAGTTAGTGGGAATAAATTCATCCAAATTTGTAATCTGGGACAATATATATTTATGACGTTGTCCTATATTGATATGACAGTTTTTTATTTTTTTACCCCCTTAATTTTGATTTACAAAGGCAACTATTGATTTCTCCTTCAAGAAACTCAAAAAACAGCCAGAGAAAGAGATTGCCTTAATTCCCATTTATGAGAACAATTGATATCTTTTTAACGAAAAAAAACCCTGCTTCTACAATATATTTTGCAGAAGCAGGGTTATGACTACTTTGTAAGAAAAGCGGAAGCGCCTTGGTACGTTATTTACTTCATTGGCAGAGTCGAAATTTCTCGTAAGTTAGAGGCCGCAGCTAGACAAGCGACTCGAGAGCTAGGCGCTGCAGCAGGACATTATTAAAAATAATTAATCCTCTTCACTTTGTAAAAAGACAGGTTCTTTGGTCTCTTTATTAATGGTATAAGGTAAAGAATACGCCGGAACGAACATGGAGTTCTCCACTAGGATATCCCGGATATCCTCACCTTCATTGAGTTCTCTTTCTGTTGATTTAACAGCCTGGTAGAGATCACTGCGGTAATCCACATAGATTTCACCAGCTGTCGAAATAACAAAATGCAGGTTCTGGTTTGTGAACGGGCTTACAACGACTGGTTCCTCTTTATAGCCAATCTTTTTAAAATCGAGTGTATACACATTTGCAGCTATTTGTTCCTTGAAGGGAGGATACCCATTGGCCTTAATCCTCATTTTGATTTCACGGATTGTATCTGCCATTCTCAAATCAATAAGTTTTACGGTCGGATTTGTTTCGGCATCCACCAGGACATACTGAAACAGACCGCCGCTTTCAAAAGCGTTCCCTGGCGGCTCGGCGATAAACTTTGGAACAATCTTCTTAAACTCGATTGGATACTTTTGATATATTGGCGTTTCTGCATCTCTTGTTTTGATTGGCAGCAATCCGGTATTGGCTTCCTTATACTGATCAACAGCAGACTGTACACTGTCAATCTGATCCTTATAAGGAACCTGGTTCTGCACTAATTTTTCTTCCGGATACATACAGCCAGTCAAAGTAAGCAGTATAATGATGACCGGCAGATAAAATCGGCTTTTGTTCATTGATCCCAACCCTTTAATTCTATGTATTTTATTCGCTCGTCGGGCCGCTGAAAACTACAAAAAAGATAATCAGGCCTGCCAGGATCATTAGGATATATGCAATGATGGCCGTGGCAATTTTGAAAAATCCTTTTAACTTATAACGGCTTAGATAAATTGCTACCAGGG
The nucleotide sequence above comes from Mesobacillus jeotgali. Encoded proteins:
- the folE gene encoding GTP cyclohydrolase I FolE, with product MSNVNRAQIEEAVRLILEAVGEDPNREGLLDTPKRVAKMYEEVFAGLNQDPKEYFETIFGEDHEELVLVKDIPFYSMCEHHLVPFFGKAHVAYIPRGGKVTGLSKLARAVEAVAKRPQLQERITSTIANAIMEKLDPHGVMVVVEAEHMCMTMRGVKKPGSKTVTSAVRGTLAEDVNARAEILSLIKD
- a CDS encoding DUF2768 domain-containing protein gives rise to the protein MSPALLKMYISFVGMGSMILSLVAIYLSRYKLKGFFKIATAIIAYILMILAGLIIFFVVFSGPTSE
- the spoIVA gene encoding stage IV sporulation protein A, whose translation is MEKVDIFKDIAERTGGDIYLGVVGAVRTGKSTFIKKFMELVVLPNINNEADRARALDELPQSAAGKTIMTTEPKFVPNQAASVHVDDGLDVNIRLVDCVGYTVPGAKGYEDENGPRMINTPWYEEPIPFHEAAEIGTRKVIQEHSTLGVVITTDGTIGEIPRQDYIEAEERVIEELKEVGKPFIMVVNSAQPYHPNTETLRAQLADKYDIPVLAMSVESMRESDVLSVMREALYEFPVLEVNVNLPSWVMVLRENHWLRESYQEAVKDTVKDIKRLRDVDRVVHQFSEFEFIDRAGLAGIEMGQGVAEIDLYAPDDLYDEILKEIVGVEIRGKDHLLELMQEFAYAKTEFDQISDALKMVKQTGYGIASPSLTDMSLEEPEIIRQGSRFGVRLRAVAPSIHMIKVDVESEFSPIIGTEKQSEELVRYLMQDFEDDPLSIWNSDIFGRSLSSIVREGISAKLSLMPENARYKLKETLERIINEGSGGLIAIIL
- a CDS encoding HU family DNA-binding protein, which codes for MNKTELINAVAEAGELSKKDATKAVDAVFDSILNALKDGDKVQLIGFGNFEVRERAARKGRNPQTGDEIEISASKVPAFKPGKALKDAVK